In Macrobrachium nipponense isolate FS-2020 chromosome 36, ASM1510439v2, whole genome shotgun sequence, a genomic segment contains:
- the LOC135203526 gene encoding gastrula zinc finger protein XlCGF57.1-like: MAFMCQKCGTSFYEESELTTHECVESEVTTAGTKEISSVCQICGKGFLQKSKLTRHMRTHTGEKPFLCQECGKGFRRKEHLTIHIRTHTEEKPFICQVCGKCFSRKEHVTKHLKIHTKERRFFCQICGRRFGQKVHLTVHMRTHTGEKPFECPECGKRFCQKAELGSHRRSHTGEKPFVCQECGKGFGQKGHLGIHMKIHTGELPYFCQVCGKGFTDKWNLDDHMKIHNNEKPFTCDECGKEFILKKYFARHLKTHERKRLLMQSDPPVTLDMQSSELVNREESPSNFETKCKKSSESQVNASVGMKNGEEIYPIETLEAVYIKEESVYIKEEPFNWTEEEKDSNICIKEHVTKHLKIRTRERRFFCQICGRRFGQKGHLTVHMRTHTGEKPFECPECGRRFCQKVELDSHRRSHTGEKPFVCQECGKGFGQKGHLARHMTIHTGELPYFCQVCGKGFTDKWNLDDHMKIHNNEKPFTCDECGREFILKKYFLRHLKRHERKRLMQSDPLVTLDMQSSELVNREESSSDFETKSKKSSESQVNASVGMKNGEEIYPIEKLEAVYIKEESVYIKEEPFNWTEEEKDSNICIKEKPFNWAMKGDKSVIKEESVS; encoded by the coding sequence ATGGCTTTTATGTGTCAGAAGTGTGGGACCAGTTTTTATGAGGAGAGTGAACTTACCACACATGAGTGTGTTGAAAGTGAAGTTACCACAGCTGGCACGAAAGAAATCTCCTCAGTCTGTCAGATATGTGGCAAGGGGTTTTTACAAAAAAGTAAGCTAACGAGACACATGAGGACGCATACAGGAGAAAAGCCTTTCTTGTGTCAGGAATGTGGGAAGGGTTTTCGTCGTAAAGAACACCTTACCATACATATACGAACGCACACAGAAGAAAAGCCATTCATATGCCAAGTGTGTGGAAAATGCTTCAGCCGAAAGGAGCATGTTACAAAGCATTTGAAAATCCATACGAAGGAGAGGAGATTCTTTTGTCAGATATGTGGGAGAAGATTTGGTCAAAAAGTTCACCTCACTGTGCATATGAGAACCCATACGGGGGAAAAGCCGTTTGAGTGTCCCGAATGTGGGAAAAGATTCTGTCAGAAAGCCGAGCTGGGCTCACACAGAAGATCACATACGGGGGAAAAGCCATTTGTTTGTCAGGAATGTGGAAAAGGCTTTGGTCAGAAAGGGCATCTTGGCATACATATGAAAATTCACACAGGAGAACTGCCATATTTTTGTCAAGTGTGTGGGAAGGGATTTACTGATAAATGGAATTTGGATGATCACATGAAAATTCACAATAATGAGAAACCCTTCACTTGTGATGAATGTGGTAaggaatttattttgaaaaaatactttGCAAGACATCTGAAAACACACGAAAGGAAGAGGTTGTTGATGCAATCTGATCCTCCAGTGACATTAGACATGCAGTCTTCTGAGTTAGTGAACAGAGAAGAAAGTCCTTCTAACTTTGAGACTAAGTGTAAAAAAAGTTCAGAAAGTCAAGTTAATGCATCTGTGGGTATGAAAAATGGAGAGGAAATATATCCCATTGAAACACTTGAAGCTGTTTACATTAAGGAGGAAAGTGTGTACATTAAGGAGGAACCTTTCAACTGGACAGAGGAAGAGAAAGACAGTAACATCTGTATCAAGGAGCACGttacaaaacatttgaaaatccGTACGAGGGAGAGGAGATTCTTTTGTCAGATATGTGGGAGAAGATTTGGTCAAAAAGGTCACCTCACTGTGCATATGAGAACCCATACAGGGGAAAAGCCGTTTGAGTGTCCCGAATGTGGGAGAAGATTCTGTCAGAAAGTCGAGCTGGACTCACACAGAAGATCACATACGGGGGAAAAGCCATTTGTTTGTCAGGAATGTGGAAAAGGCTTTGGTCAGAAAGGGCATCTTGCCAGACATATGACAATTCACACAGGAGAACTGCCATATTTTTGTCAAGTGTGTGGGAAGGGATTTACTGATAAATGGAACTTGGATGATCACATGAAAATTCACAATAATGAGAAACCCTTCACTTGTGATGAATGTGGTAgggaatttattttgaaaaaatactttttaagaCATCTGAAAAGACACGAAAGGAAGAGGTTGATGCAATCTGATCCTCTAGTGACATTAGACATGCAGTCTTCTGAGTTAGTGAACAGAGAAGAAAGTTCTTCTGACTTTGAGACTAAGAGTAAAAAAAGTTCAGAAAGTCAAGTTAATGCATCTGTGGGTATGAAAAATGGAGAGGAAATATATCCCATTGAAAAACTTGAAGCTGTTTACATTAAGGAGGAAAGTGTGTACATTAAGGAGGAACCTTTCAACTGGACAGAGGAAGAGAAAGACAGTAACATCTGTATCAAGGAGAAACCTTTCAATTGGGCAATGAAGGGTGATAAGAGTGTTATAAAGGAGGAATCTGTCAGTTGA